A genomic region of Pyramidobacter porci contains the following coding sequences:
- a CDS encoding tyrosine-type recombinase/integrase: MPENTVHLVFSRKTAVQDSITDFIILKQASGSACATLEDYQWTLNHFFSHYPQAWSGPSAMREAFLSWINKRIAPATYNQRLVYVHAFWRWCVEEGIQPPEPDPFRGLKRRKDRGHFRDIDAAKVKELLTLPDRSTWAGLRDYALILFTLDTAARPGERFNFCRSISTSFPSRSRFRTRRPGPARKESSRSRRLPRQPCASCSERGRRNGGATRRFSAMKAGKD; this comes from the coding sequence ATGCCGGAGAACACGGTTCATCTTGTATTTTCTCGGAAGACGGCGGTTCAGGACAGCATCACGGATTTCATCATCCTTAAGCAGGCATCGGGAAGTGCCTGCGCGACTCTTGAGGATTATCAATGGACGCTGAATCACTTCTTTAGCCACTACCCGCAGGCATGGTCAGGCCCGTCGGCCATGCGTGAGGCTTTCCTTTCGTGGATCAACAAGCGCATTGCCCCGGCGACGTACAACCAGAGATTGGTTTACGTCCACGCCTTCTGGCGCTGGTGTGTTGAAGAGGGGATACAGCCGCCGGAACCCGATCCGTTCAGGGGCCTGAAACGCCGCAAAGACCGCGGGCATTTTCGCGACATCGACGCCGCGAAGGTGAAAGAGCTGCTGACGCTTCCAGACCGTTCCACATGGGCGGGGCTGCGCGACTACGCCCTGATCCTCTTTACCCTCGACACCGCCGCGCGTCCCGGCGAGCGCTTCAACTTTTGCCGGAGCATTTCAACATCTTTTCCCTCGCGGTCACGATTCCGCACAAGACGGCCAGGACCCGCGAGGAAAGAATCGTCCCGTTCTCGCCGACTGCCGCGGCAGCCCTGCGCCAGCTGCTCAGAGCGAGGCCGCCGGAATGGGGGAGCGACACGCCGGTTTTCTGCAATGAAAGCGGGCAAAGACTGA
- a CDS encoding tyrosine-type recombinase/integrase, translating to MVPFSPTAAAALRQLLRARPPEWGSDTPVFCNESGQRLSVDSWRQRLKKYCLNDGTTFRPYDLRHAACTLHLRAGMSGEVLQRLMGHHGPQMTQRYIHLTTDDLRKEQALSSPVERLVPARKRALRKIK from the coding sequence ATCGTCCCGTTCTCGCCGACTGCCGCGGCAGCCCTGCGCCAGCTGCTCAGAGCGAGGCCGCCGGAATGGGGGAGCGACACGCCGGTTTTCTGCAATGAAAGCGGGCAAAGACTGAGCGTAGATTCATGGAGACAGCGTCTCAAGAAATACTGCTTAAACGACGGGACGACGTTCAGACCCTACGACCTGAGGCACGCCGCCTGCACGCTCCACCTCAGAGCCGGCATGAGCGGCGAAGTCCTTCAGCGCCTCATGGGGCATCACGGGCCGCAGATGACTCAGCGCTACATCCACCTGACCACCGACGACCTGAGAAAAGAGCAGGCGCTCTCTTCGCCCGTGGAGAGATTGGTTCCCGCGAGGAAAAGAGCGCTCAGGAAGATCAAATGA